In Eschrichtius robustus isolate mEscRob2 chromosome 2, mEscRob2.pri, whole genome shotgun sequence, a single window of DNA contains:
- the SPPL2B gene encoding signal peptide peptidase-like 2B isoform X2, with protein MAAAAAALARLAAAFLLLAAQVACEYGMVHVVSEAGGPKGKDYCILYNPQWAHLPLDLSKASLLQVRDWTTSVLCSPADLPAKGFSNQIPLVARGNCTFYEKVRLAQGSGARGLLIISKETLVPPGGNKTQYDEIGIPVALLSYKDMLDIFETFGRAVRAALYAPKEPMLDYNMVIIFIMAVGTVALGGYWAGSRDVRKRYMKHKRDDGPEKHEDEAVDVTPVMICVFVVMCCSMLVLLYHFYDQLVYVIIGIFCLASSTGLYSCLSPLLQRLPFCRCRVPDNSLPYFHKRPQVRTLLLALLCLAVSVVWGVFRNEDQWAWILQDALGIAFCLYTLKTIRLPTFKACTLLLLVLFIYDVFFVFITPFLTKSGNSIMVEVATGPSDSATHEKLPMVLKVPRLNASPLALCDRPFSLLGFGDILVPGLLVAYCHRFDIQVQSSRVYFVACTIAYGIGLLVTFMALALMQRGQPALLYLVPCTLVTSCALALWRRELGTFWTGSGFAKDLPQSPWAPASADGPQPQADSDATPSRPPPGQEAALSPPPAEQPPEPSAPEESGAGAPPQETESPTGLAPGPSA; from the exons GTGGCCTGTGAGTACGGCATGGTGCACGTGGTGTCCGAGGCCGGGGGCCCCAAAGGCAAAGACTACTGCATCCTCTACAACCCGCAGTGGGCCCACCTGCCGCTCGACCTCAGCAAAGCG TCTCTTCTGCAGGTGCGGGACTGGACGACCTCCGTGCTCTGCTCTCCGGCCGACCTCCCTGCCAAAGGCTTCAGTAACCAGATCCCCCTGGTGGCGCGGGGGAACTGCACCTTCTACGAGAAAGTGCGGCTGGCGCAGGGCAGCGGGGCGCGCGGGCTGCTCATCATCAGCAAGGAGACGCTG GTCCCCCCAGGAGGCAACAAGACGCAGTACGACGAGATCGGCATTCCCGTGGCCCTACTCAGCTACAAAGACATGCTGGACATTTTCGAG ACTTTCGGCCGGGCGGTACGGGCGGCGCTGTACGCCCCCAAGGAGCCCATGCTGGACTACAACAtggtcatcatcttcatcatggCTGTGGGCACCGTCGCCCTCGGGGGCTACTGGGCCGGGAGCCGGGATGTGAGGAA GAGGTACATGAAGCACAAGCGGGACGACGGGCCTGAGAAGCACGAGGACGAGGCCGTGGACGTGACCCCCGTCATGATCTGCGTGTTTGTGGTCATGTGCTGCTCTATGCTGGTGCTGCTTTACCACTTCTACGACCAGCTCG tCTACGTCATCATCGGCATCTTCTGCCTGGCCTCCTCCACGGGCCTCTACAGCTGCCTGTCGCCGCTCCTCCAGAGGCTGCCGTTCTGCAGGTGCAG GGTCCCCGACAACAGCCTGCCCTACTTCCACAAGCGCCCCCAGGTCCGCACGCTACTCCTGGCGCTGCTGTGCCTGGCCGTCAGCGTGGTGTGGGGCGTCTTCCGGAACGAGGACCA GTGGGCTTGGATCCTTCAGGACGCGCTGGGCATCGCCTTCTGCCTCTACACCTTGAAAACCATCCGCCTCCCCACGTTCAAG GCCTGcacgctgctgctgctggtgctgTTCATCTACGACGTCTTCTTCGTGTTCATCACGCCCTTCCTGACCAAG AGTGGGAACAGCATCATGGTGGAGGTGGCAACCGGGCCGTCGGACTCGGCCACCCACGAGAAG ctccccatgGTGCTGAAGGTGCCCAGACTCAACGCCTCGCCGCTGGCCCTGTGTGACCGGCCCTTCTCCCTCCTGGGCTTCGGGGACATCCTGGTCCCAG GGCTGCTCGTGGCCTACTGCCACCGCTTCGACATCCAGGTGCAGTCCTCCAGGGTCTACTTCGTGGCCTGCACCATTG CCTACGGCATCGGTCTCCTGGTGACGTTCATGGCGCTGGCCCTCATGCAGCGCGGCCAGCCCGCCCTCCTCTACCTGGTGCCCTGCACGCTCGTCACCAGCTGCGCCCTGGCGCTCTGGCGCAGGGAGCTGGGCACGTTCTGGACGGGCAGCGGCTTTGCG aagGACCTACCTCAGTCGCCGTGGGCACCCGCCTCCGCCGACGGCCCGCAGCCCCAGGCGGACTCCGACGCCACCCCCTCCCGGCCGCCTCCCGGCCAAGAAGCGGCCCTGTCCCCTCCGCCCGCGGAGCAGCCCCCGGAGCCGTCCGCGCCCGAGGAGAGCGGGGCCGGCGCGCCCCCCCAGGAGACCGAGAGTCCGACCGGCCTCGCCCCCGGCCCTTCGGCCTAG
- the SPPL2B gene encoding signal peptide peptidase-like 2B isoform X1: MAAAAAAAALARLAAAFLLLAAQVACEYGMVHVVSEAGGPKGKDYCILYNPQWAHLPLDLSKASLLQVRDWTTSVLCSPADLPAKGFSNQIPLVARGNCTFYEKVRLAQGSGARGLLIISKETLVPPGGNKTQYDEIGIPVALLSYKDMLDIFETFGRAVRAALYAPKEPMLDYNMVIIFIMAVGTVALGGYWAGSRDVRKRYMKHKRDDGPEKHEDEAVDVTPVMICVFVVMCCSMLVLLYHFYDQLVYVIIGIFCLASSTGLYSCLSPLLQRLPFCRCRVPDNSLPYFHKRPQVRTLLLALLCLAVSVVWGVFRNEDQWAWILQDALGIAFCLYTLKTIRLPTFKACTLLLLVLFIYDVFFVFITPFLTKSGNSIMVEVATGPSDSATHEKLPMVLKVPRLNASPLALCDRPFSLLGFGDILVPGLLVAYCHRFDIQVQSSRVYFVACTIAYGIGLLVTFMALALMQRGQPALLYLVPCTLVTSCALALWRRELGTFWTGSGFAKDLPQSPWAPASADGPQPQADSDATPSRPPPGQEAALSPPPAEQPPEPSAPEESGAGAPPQETESPTGLAPGPSA, from the exons GTGGCCTGTGAGTACGGCATGGTGCACGTGGTGTCCGAGGCCGGGGGCCCCAAAGGCAAAGACTACTGCATCCTCTACAACCCGCAGTGGGCCCACCTGCCGCTCGACCTCAGCAAAGCG TCTCTTCTGCAGGTGCGGGACTGGACGACCTCCGTGCTCTGCTCTCCGGCCGACCTCCCTGCCAAAGGCTTCAGTAACCAGATCCCCCTGGTGGCGCGGGGGAACTGCACCTTCTACGAGAAAGTGCGGCTGGCGCAGGGCAGCGGGGCGCGCGGGCTGCTCATCATCAGCAAGGAGACGCTG GTCCCCCCAGGAGGCAACAAGACGCAGTACGACGAGATCGGCATTCCCGTGGCCCTACTCAGCTACAAAGACATGCTGGACATTTTCGAG ACTTTCGGCCGGGCGGTACGGGCGGCGCTGTACGCCCCCAAGGAGCCCATGCTGGACTACAACAtggtcatcatcttcatcatggCTGTGGGCACCGTCGCCCTCGGGGGCTACTGGGCCGGGAGCCGGGATGTGAGGAA GAGGTACATGAAGCACAAGCGGGACGACGGGCCTGAGAAGCACGAGGACGAGGCCGTGGACGTGACCCCCGTCATGATCTGCGTGTTTGTGGTCATGTGCTGCTCTATGCTGGTGCTGCTTTACCACTTCTACGACCAGCTCG tCTACGTCATCATCGGCATCTTCTGCCTGGCCTCCTCCACGGGCCTCTACAGCTGCCTGTCGCCGCTCCTCCAGAGGCTGCCGTTCTGCAGGTGCAG GGTCCCCGACAACAGCCTGCCCTACTTCCACAAGCGCCCCCAGGTCCGCACGCTACTCCTGGCGCTGCTGTGCCTGGCCGTCAGCGTGGTGTGGGGCGTCTTCCGGAACGAGGACCA GTGGGCTTGGATCCTTCAGGACGCGCTGGGCATCGCCTTCTGCCTCTACACCTTGAAAACCATCCGCCTCCCCACGTTCAAG GCCTGcacgctgctgctgctggtgctgTTCATCTACGACGTCTTCTTCGTGTTCATCACGCCCTTCCTGACCAAG AGTGGGAACAGCATCATGGTGGAGGTGGCAACCGGGCCGTCGGACTCGGCCACCCACGAGAAG ctccccatgGTGCTGAAGGTGCCCAGACTCAACGCCTCGCCGCTGGCCCTGTGTGACCGGCCCTTCTCCCTCCTGGGCTTCGGGGACATCCTGGTCCCAG GGCTGCTCGTGGCCTACTGCCACCGCTTCGACATCCAGGTGCAGTCCTCCAGGGTCTACTTCGTGGCCTGCACCATTG CCTACGGCATCGGTCTCCTGGTGACGTTCATGGCGCTGGCCCTCATGCAGCGCGGCCAGCCCGCCCTCCTCTACCTGGTGCCCTGCACGCTCGTCACCAGCTGCGCCCTGGCGCTCTGGCGCAGGGAGCTGGGCACGTTCTGGACGGGCAGCGGCTTTGCG aagGACCTACCTCAGTCGCCGTGGGCACCCGCCTCCGCCGACGGCCCGCAGCCCCAGGCGGACTCCGACGCCACCCCCTCCCGGCCGCCTCCCGGCCAAGAAGCGGCCCTGTCCCCTCCGCCCGCGGAGCAGCCCCCGGAGCCGTCCGCGCCCGAGGAGAGCGGGGCCGGCGCGCCCCCCCAGGAGACCGAGAGTCCGACCGGCCTCGCCCCCGGCCCTTCGGCCTAG
- the SPPL2B gene encoding signal peptide peptidase-like 2B isoform X4, whose translation MAAAAAAAALARLAAAFLLLAAQVACEYGMVHVVSEAGGPKGKDYCILYNPQWAHLPLDLSKASLLQVRDWTTSVLCSPADLPAKGFSNQIPLVARGNCTFYEKVRLAQGSGARGLLIISKETLVPPGGNKTQYDEIGIPVALLSYKDMLDIFETFGRAVRAALYAPKEPMLDYNMVIIFIMAVGTVALGGYWAGSRDVRKRYMKHKRDDGPEKHEDEAVDVTPVMICVFVVMCCSMLVLLYHFYDQLVYVIIGIFCLASSTGLYSCLSPLLQRLPFCRCRVPDNSLPYFHKRPQVRTLLLALLCLAVSVVWGVFRNEDQWAWILQDALGIAFCLYTLKTIRLPTFKACTLLLLVLFIYDVFFVFITPFLTKSGNSIMVEVATGPSDSATHEKLPMVLKVPRLNASPLALCDRPFSLLGFGDILVPGLLVAYCHRFDIQVQSSRVYFVACTIAYGIGLLVTFMALALMQRGQPALLYLVPCTLVTSCALALWRRELGTFWTGSGFAVNTSLL comes from the exons GTGGCCTGTGAGTACGGCATGGTGCACGTGGTGTCCGAGGCCGGGGGCCCCAAAGGCAAAGACTACTGCATCCTCTACAACCCGCAGTGGGCCCACCTGCCGCTCGACCTCAGCAAAGCG TCTCTTCTGCAGGTGCGGGACTGGACGACCTCCGTGCTCTGCTCTCCGGCCGACCTCCCTGCCAAAGGCTTCAGTAACCAGATCCCCCTGGTGGCGCGGGGGAACTGCACCTTCTACGAGAAAGTGCGGCTGGCGCAGGGCAGCGGGGCGCGCGGGCTGCTCATCATCAGCAAGGAGACGCTG GTCCCCCCAGGAGGCAACAAGACGCAGTACGACGAGATCGGCATTCCCGTGGCCCTACTCAGCTACAAAGACATGCTGGACATTTTCGAG ACTTTCGGCCGGGCGGTACGGGCGGCGCTGTACGCCCCCAAGGAGCCCATGCTGGACTACAACAtggtcatcatcttcatcatggCTGTGGGCACCGTCGCCCTCGGGGGCTACTGGGCCGGGAGCCGGGATGTGAGGAA GAGGTACATGAAGCACAAGCGGGACGACGGGCCTGAGAAGCACGAGGACGAGGCCGTGGACGTGACCCCCGTCATGATCTGCGTGTTTGTGGTCATGTGCTGCTCTATGCTGGTGCTGCTTTACCACTTCTACGACCAGCTCG tCTACGTCATCATCGGCATCTTCTGCCTGGCCTCCTCCACGGGCCTCTACAGCTGCCTGTCGCCGCTCCTCCAGAGGCTGCCGTTCTGCAGGTGCAG GGTCCCCGACAACAGCCTGCCCTACTTCCACAAGCGCCCCCAGGTCCGCACGCTACTCCTGGCGCTGCTGTGCCTGGCCGTCAGCGTGGTGTGGGGCGTCTTCCGGAACGAGGACCA GTGGGCTTGGATCCTTCAGGACGCGCTGGGCATCGCCTTCTGCCTCTACACCTTGAAAACCATCCGCCTCCCCACGTTCAAG GCCTGcacgctgctgctgctggtgctgTTCATCTACGACGTCTTCTTCGTGTTCATCACGCCCTTCCTGACCAAG AGTGGGAACAGCATCATGGTGGAGGTGGCAACCGGGCCGTCGGACTCGGCCACCCACGAGAAG ctccccatgGTGCTGAAGGTGCCCAGACTCAACGCCTCGCCGCTGGCCCTGTGTGACCGGCCCTTCTCCCTCCTGGGCTTCGGGGACATCCTGGTCCCAG GGCTGCTCGTGGCCTACTGCCACCGCTTCGACATCCAGGTGCAGTCCTCCAGGGTCTACTTCGTGGCCTGCACCATTG CCTACGGCATCGGTCTCCTGGTGACGTTCATGGCGCTGGCCCTCATGCAGCGCGGCCAGCCCGCCCTCCTCTACCTGGTGCCCTGCACGCTCGTCACCAGCTGCGCCCTGGCGCTCTGGCGCAGGGAGCTGGGCACGTTCTGGACGGGCAGCGGCTTTGCGGTGAATACCAGTTTGCTATGA